Proteins encoded within one genomic window of Aspergillus nidulans FGSC A4 chromosome VII:
- a CDS encoding sugar phosphate isomerase/epimerase family protein (transcript_id=CADANIAT00008379): MSSKASTSIPLSYATVSLGPPSTTSTIPLPQKLSALHLAGFNGIELGFPDLLAYASLRIAAAEVKKLCIAHSLEILMLQPFSNFEGWPRGSKEREDAFERAKGWISIMEACGTSMLQVGSSDTPLEKMAPSESRPDPEQGRGPRAYIVADLRELADLLGAKGFRLAYENWCWSSHAPNWKDVWDIVRAVDRDNIGLCLDTFQSAGGEWGDPTTSSGRIEDTVTNEKELSQRFEASMAELAATIPPEKIYLLQISDAYIPLDGEGRPRPLEKGVVDGTAPRGRWSHDYRPMPYDGGYLPIEAVGNAVLKTGFRGWFSVEIFDGGADGRGKEYELKEFAGRAKDAVEKFIERCLPA, encoded by the exons ATGTCCTCCAAAGCATCTACCTCCATTCCTCTCTCCTACGCAACCGTTTCCCTCGGCCCTccctccaccaccagcaccatcCCCCTTCCCCAGAAGCTCTCTGCACTACATCTCGCCGGCTTCAACGGAATAGAACTGGGCTTTCCAGATCTCCTAGCATATGCAT CGCTCCGCATCGCCGCCGCAGAAGTGAAAAAGCTGTGTATCGCGCATAGCCTGGAGATCCTCATGTTGCAGCCATTCTCGAATTTTGAGGGGTGGCCAAGAGGATcgaaagagagagaggatgctTTTGAAAGAGCGAAAGGGTGGATATCGATTATGGAGGCGTGCGGGACTAGCATGTTGCAGGTTGGGAGTAGTGACACgccgctggagaagatggcgcCGTCAGAGTCACGACCAGATCCGGAACAAGGACGAGGGCCACGAGCATATATTGTTGCTGACCTGAGAGAGCTGGCTGATCTATTAGGCGCGAAGGGATTCCGTCTCGCGTACGAGAACTGGTGCTGGTCGAGCCATGCGCCGAACTGGAAAGATGTGTGGGATATTGTGCGGGCTGTTGATAGGGATAATATCGGCCTTTGTCTTGATACATTCCAGTCTGCCGGTGGGGAGTGGGGTGATCCGACGACGAGTTCTGGTCGGATAGAGGACACTGTTACAAACGAGAAGGAATTGAGTCAGAGATTTGAAGCCAGTATGGCCGAGTTGGCTGCTACAATTCCGCCGGAAAAGATCTATCTTTTGCAAATCTCGGATGCGTATATCCCGCTTGACGGGGAGGGCAGACCGAGGCCGTTGGAGAAGGGAGTTGTGGACGGGACAGCGCCGAGAGGCCGCTGGAGCCATGATTACAGGCCTATGCCGTATGATGGGGGGTATCTGCCTATTGAGGCTGTGGGAAACGCGGTGCTGAAGACAGGGTTTAGAGGGTGGTTTTCGGTGGAGATTTTCGATGGGGGGGCTGATGGGCGTGGAAAGGAATATGAATTGAAAGAGTTTGctgggagggcgaaggaCGCTGTGGAGAAATTTATTGAGAGGTGTCTACCTGCTTAA
- the prnB gene encoding proline permease prnB (transcript_id=CADANIAT00008377): protein MSPPSAKSMEEGRTPSVQYGYGDPKTLEGEIEEHTATKRGLSSRQLQLLAIGGCIGTGLFVGTSTVLTQTGPAPLLMSYIVMASIVWFVMNVLGEMTTYLPIRGVSVPYLIGRFTEPSIGFASGYNYWYSFAMLLASEVTASGLIIEYWNPPVSVGLWIAIVLVESEFWFAGLKILAIIGLIILGVVLFFGGGPNHDRLGFRYWQDPGAFNPYLVPGDTGKFLGFWTALIKSGFSFIFSPELITTAAGEVEAPRRNIPKATKRFIYRVFTFYILGSLVIGVTVAYNDPTLEAGVESGGSGAGASPFVVAIQNAGIGGLNHVVNAAILISAWSSGNAWCYAGSRTLYSLAGEGQAPKIFTRTNRTGVPYVAVLATWTIGLLSFLNLSSSGQTVFYWFTNITTVGGFINWVLIGIAYLVCFPPSLHLNTPDQKQRFRKALQFHGMLDMLPFKTPLQPYGTYYVMFIISILTLTNGYAVFFPGRFTASDFLVSYIVFAIFLALYAGHKIWYRTPWLTKVSEVDIFTGKDEIDRLCENDMERQPRNWLERVWWWIF from the exons ATGAGTCCCCCGTCGGCCAAGAGCATGGAGGAGGGTCGCACCCCGTCCGTCCAGTACGGATATGGAGACCCCAAGACATTGGAGGGAGAAATAGAAGAGCACACAGCAACTAAGCGTGGTCTGTCATCAcgacagctgcagctgctcgcCATCGGAGGATGTATTGGCACTGGTCTCTTCGTCGGTACTTCGACAGTGCTGACCCAGACGGGTCCTGCTCCTTTGCTGATGAGCTACATTGTCATGGCCTCTATTGTCTGGTTTGTCATGAACGTCCTGGGCGAGATGACCACCTACCTGCCCATTCGCGGTGTCTCAGTACCGTACTTGATCGGCCGCTTCACCGAACCCAGCATTGGGTTTGCTTCCGGCTATAACTACTGGTATTCATTTGCTATGCTGCTGGCCTCGGAA GTCACTGCCTCGGGGTTGATCATTGAATACTGGAATCCGCCCGTCAGTGTCGGTCTGTGGATCGCCATTGTCCTTGTTG AATCCGAGTTCTGGTTCGCTGGTCTGAAAATATTGGCCATCATCGGTCTGATTATCCTGGGCGTTGTGCTGTTTTTCGGTGGAGGCCCAAATCATGACCGCTTAGGGTTCCGCTACTGGCAAGACCCCGGTGCATTCAATCCGTACCTGGTTCCCGGGGACACTGGCAAATTCCTGGGGTTTTGGACTGCCCTGATCAAGTCCGGTTTTTCGTTCATTTTCTCGCCCGAATTGATCACCACAGCCGCTGGAGAGGTCGAGGCACCGCGTCGGAACATCCCCAAAGCCACCAAGCGGTTCATCTACCGTGTTTTCACCTTCTATATCCTGGGCAGTTTGGTTATTGGAGTCACTGTGGCCTACAACGACCCTACCCTTGAGGCTGGAGTCGAAAGCGGCGGGTCAGGGGCCGGCGCGAGTCCATTCGTCGTTGCCATCCAAAACGCTGGTATTGGAGGGCTCAACCATGTCGTCAATGCTGCCATCCTGATCTCTGCCTGGTCATCCGGTAACGCATGGTGTTACGCTGGATCGAGAACGCTGTACTCGCTCGCCGGTGAGGGCCAGGCCCCAAAGATCTTCACACGCACCAACCGCACCGGCGTTCCCTATGTGGCTGTTCTTGCGACATGGACAATCGGACTGCTATCCTTCCTTAATCTGTCTAGCTCCGGACAGACGGTCTTCTACTGGTTCACCAATATTACTACCGTTGGCGGGTTCATCAACTGGGTTCTGATCGGAATCGCCTATCTGGTATGcttccctccatctcttcatctGAACACACCTGACCAAAAACAGCGCTTCCGCAAGGCCCTGCAATTCCACGGCATGCTGGACATGCTACCATTCAAGACCCCGCTGCAACCATACGGTACCTACTACGTGATGTTCATCATCTCGATCCTGACCTTGACGAACGGGTACGCGGTGTTCTTCCCGGGCCGCTTCACTGCTTCGGACTTCTTGGTCTCGTACATTGTTTTTGCTATCTTCCTTGCGCTTTATGCTGGACATAAGATCTGGTACCGGACGCCCTGGTTGACCAAGGTGTCAGAGGTTGACATCTTTACGGGCAAGGATGAGATTGACCGTTTGTGCGAGAATGATATGGAGCGACAGCCCCGGAACTGGTTGGAGCGAGTCTGGTGGTGGATTTTTTAG
- the prnD gene encoding protein prnD (transcript_id=CADANIAT00008376) has translation MKAATPRPSVRALSSGRSYRTARFVSRTSNARSSLAADTNSLLQQAPPSPKKQLASPLAKLPLSSVLRSLLILSVSSSSILLKPCIYTLSALAHPKTALLDVAKNPLLNLLVKHTIYKQFNAGENKLEVQRSINAIKELGYRGVLLGYAREVLVGESKTDPRDEQASRQEIQTWLDGTLQTVDMAQEGDFVALKFTGMGIQALEYLQNQAPPSPFMDEAIKQVCDLAISRNVRLLVDAEEQAVQPGIEEWATMYQKYCNSRTPGRAIFYNTYQAYLCSTPATLARHLEISRKEGYTLGVKLVRGAYLKTEPRHLIWAKKEQTDECYDGIVEALLTRRYNHMLKPASAEHTTELPPVSVIVATHNRDSVRKAHALRLEQASRGEKSDVELSYAQLQGMADEISCELLQGFQTAGPENTKVAESPNVYKLLTWGSVKECMGFLLRRAVENTEAVGRTKQSQEAMFSELRRRARRAFGLRY, from the exons ATGAAGGCCGCAACTCCACGTCCTTCAGTGCGGGCACTCTCTAGCGGGCGATCTTATCGCACCGCCAGATTCGTCAGCCGAACAAGCAACGCGAGGTCGTCACTCGCTGCCGATACCAACAGCTTGCTGCAACAGGCTCCTCCGTCACCtaagaagcagctggcctcGCCGCTAGCAAAGCTGCCTCTTTCCTCCGTTCTCCGCTCCTTgctcattctctctgtttcctcctcctctataCTGCTAAAGCCATGCATCTACACGCTCTCAGCTCTAGCGCATCCCAAGACGGCTCTGCTGGACGTCGCAAAGAACCCGCTATTGAACCTGCTTGTGAAACACACCATCTACAAACAGTTCAATGCGGGCGAGAACAAGCTTGAGGTCCAACGCTCCATCAATGCGATCAAGGAGCTAGGATACCGCGGCGTGCTCTTGGGCTATGCCCGTGAAGTCCTAGTGGGGGAGTCCAAGACAGACCCGCGCGATGAGCAGGCTAGCCGGCAGGAGATCCAGACGTGGCTGGACGGGACCCTCCAGACCGTGGACATGGCCCAGGAGGGTGACTTTGTAGCCTTGAA ATTCACGGGCATGGGTATCCAAGCGCTCGAATACCTCCAGAACCAGGCGCCGCCTTCACCGTTTATGGACGAAGCAATCAAACAGGTCTGCGATCTTGCGATCTCCCGGAACGTGCGACTACTGGTAGACGCGGAGGAACAGGCGGTCCAGCCAGGGATCGAAGAGTGGGCGACAATGTACCAGAAATACTGCAACTCTCGCACCCCTGGCCGCgccatcttctacaacacCTACCAAGCATACCTGTGCTCTACTCCGGCCACACTCGCGCGCCATCTCGAGATCTCTCGCAAGGAAGGATACACGCTTGGAGTCAAGCTGGTCCGCGGAGCATACTTGAAGACCGAACCCCGCCATCTGATCTGGGCCAAGAAGGAACAGACAGATGAGTGCTACGACGGGATTGTAGAAGCCCTTCTTACCCGGCGATACAACCACATGCTAAAGCCCGCTTCGGCTGAACACACCACCGAGCTTCCCCCCGTCAGTGTGATCGTCGCCACGCACAACCGGGACTCTGTCCGTAAGGCCCACGCTCTGCGTCTCGAACAGGCAAGCCGGGGAGAGAAATCAGATGTCGAGCTTAGCTACGCTCAGCTCCAGGGAATGGCAGATGAGATCAGCTGCGAGCTCTTGCAGGGCTTCCAAACTGCAGGCCCCGAGAATACTAAAGTTGCTGAATCACCAAACGTGTACAAACTGCTCACTTGGGGCTCAGTCAAAGAGTGCATGGGTTTCTTGCTTCGGCGGGCAGTCGAGAACACAGAGGCCGTTGGACGCACGAAGCAGTCCCAGGAGGCTATGTTTTCTGAGCTCaggcgaagagctcgtcgCGCTTTTGGTCTGCGTTACTGA
- a CDS encoding protein prnX (transcript_id=CADANIAT00008375), whose amino-acid sequence MYLLPEPAVGQLLRDLTRPQCLSFLRTLDTALLTVSAQSFSPPEERLVHQPLRTAITTKDNNLSLFMPVSNTSSTGIKIVTASQSHGIIGVINIFSPKGELLGLLSAAEITAFRTALTVMSLFVRVTSSGAAAGIQRERIVILGSGRQAEWHARLALLLCPGDIRRMTFVNRGRKRLEELERGVISNLKNRYPDVEFTTLSKEGNDHYEEHLCTELALSDVIFSCTPSTEPNFPYSYLAGGTGAGAGSERYKAKFISLIGSYRPHMQEIDTETLLSGGGTVYVDSREACLEESGELIKAGMKGDQLVELGELYQGQELGENKDEGPQPFKMAEGQNVVMKCVGMGIMDLVTGRKLLELGRERNIGVEVNGF is encoded by the coding sequence ATGTACCTTCTTCCCGAGCCAGCAGTCGGTCAACTCCTCCGGGACCTGACACGCCCGCAATGCCTCTCATTCCTCCGCACATTAGACACGGCCCTTTTAACTGTCTCAGCACAGTCATTCTCCCCGCCTGAGGAGCGCTTAGTGCACCAACCCCTCCGCACAGCAATTACAACAAAAGACAACAACCTCTCGCTCTTCATGCCCGTCTCCAACACCTCCAGCACGGGGATCAAGATCGTGACTGCCTCTCAGTCGCACGGGATCATCGGCGTCATTAATATCTTTTCGCCGAAGGGCGAGCTACTGGGTTTGCTGAGCGCAGCTGAGATCACGGCGTTCCGTACGGCGCTAACGGTTATGTCGCTGTTTGTTAGGGTCACTAGCTCTGGGGCGGCCGCTGGGATTCAAAGGGAGAGAATTGTCATCCTTGGCTCTGGACGGCAGGCGGAGTGGCATGCGCGCTTAGCCTTGTTACTGTGTCCTGGCGATATCAGAAGGATGACATTCGTCAATCGTGGCCGAAAGaggttggaggagctggaacgAGGTGTTATATCTAATTTGAAAAACAGGTATCCGGATGTGGAATTCACGACTCTGTCGAAGGAGGGAAATGATCACTACGAAGAGCATCTCTGTACTGAATTGGCACTGTCCGATGTCATATTTAGCTGCACGCCATCGACGGAGCCGAATTTCCCTTATTCCTATCTTGCTGGCGgcactggcgctggcgctggttctGAACGATACAAGGCCAAGTTCATCTCCCTGATTGGCTCTTACAGGCCTCATATGCAGGAGATCGATACAGAGACACTCCTATCCGGGGGTGGCACAGTTTATGTTGATTCGAGGGAGGCTTGTCTCGAGGAGTCGGGggagctcatcaaagccGGTATGAAGGGGGATCAGCTGGTCGAGTTGGGCGAGCTGTATCAGGGTCAGGAGCTTGGTGAGAACAAAGATGAGGGACCGCAACCCTTCAAGATGGCGGAGGGGCAGAATGTGGTGATGAAGTGTGTTGGAATGGGGATAATGGACCTAGTCACTGGGAGGAAACtgttggagctgggaagggagagaaaCATTGGGGTCGAGGTTAATGGGTTCTAG
- a CDS encoding 6-phosphogluconate dehydrogenase, decarboxylating (transcript_id=CADANIAT00008380): protein MGSMMAFAFSEIGLDVSIWDVKYDNVQQLLESAKNTNYKGKIEGFKDVSKFTQSLEGKAERKIFLFSITHGDPADSVLDMIKKDLKKGDIILDGGNENYRRTEARQKICEKIGVSWIGLGVSGGYQSARRGPSLSPGGDKEALDLVMPLLELYAGKDAKSGQPCVTRIGPKGSGHFVKMVHNGIEGGMLSTLAEAWSLLHYGRGMGYEEIADLFESWNKEGVLRNNYLLEIGAELLRVKKTPQGDGNGEGVGDGGFVLDDVLDKVVQDDDNTEGTPYWSVMESASRHISAPTLATAHFMRIASGNRIERLEVAKQLRIPSPSPIRGMKDIEAFKEHLHSAVYSSFLASFCQGLELIARASEDEGWDIDLGKCLQIWRSGCIIRSEGIADILQPAVSGNKGIKNMKYIDTVAQELHRTYPSLKEIVMAATDSDHYIPAISATLEYLKYEGGTNLPTKFMEAQMDFFGAHGYNLPGVPGEDPGPVSKGPHHYEWRPAK from the coding sequence ATGGGGTCCATGATGGCGTTCGCTTTCTCAGAGATCGGGCTGGACGTCTCCATCTGGGACGTGAAATACGACAAcgtgcagcagctgctcgaATCTGCCAAGAACACAAACTACAAGGGAAAGATCGAGGGTTTTAAGGATGTCTCAAAGTTCACGCAGAGCCTTGAGGGAAAGGCCGAGAGGAAGATCTTTCTGTTTAGTATCACACACGGCGATCCTGCGGATAGTGTGCTAGATATGATAAAGAAGGACTTGAAAAAAGGGGATATTATTCTTGATGGCGGCAATGAGAATTATCGGCGCACCGAGGCGAGACAGAAGATATGCGAGAAGATCGGTGTCAGTTGGATTGGACTCGGTGTGAGCGGTGGGTATCAGTCTGCGCGTCGGGGACCGAGTCTGTCGCCTGGTGGTGATAAGGAAGCATTGGACCTTGTTATGCCGCTACTAGAGCTGTATGCCGGTAAGGATGCGAAGAGTGGACAGCCCTGTGTAACGAGAATTGGGCCGAAGGGGTCAGGACACTTTGTGAAGATGGTGCATAACGGCATTGAGGGGGGGATGTTGAGTACACTGGCCGAGGCGTGGTCCCTACTGCATTACGGACGCGGAATGGGGTatgaggagattgcggatTTGTTTGAGAGCTGGAACAAAGAGGGGGTGTTGAGGAACAATTACCTGCTTGAGATTGGCGCTGAACTGCTccgggtgaagaagacgcctCAGGGAGATGGGAATGGAGAGGGCGTTGGTGATGGAGGCTTTGTTCTCGATGACGTCCTGGACAAGGTCGTCCAGGATGACGATAACACCGAGGGAACACCGTACTGGTCTGTCATGGAGTCTGCGAGCAGACATATCTCTGCACCGACGCTCGCAACCGCGCACTTCATGCGCATTGCCAGCGGGAACCGCATCGAGCGCCTTGAGGTCGCCAAGCAGCTTCGTATCCCATCTCCCTCACCCATTCGGGGGATGAAAGATATCGAAGCCTTCAAAGAACACCTGCACTCCGCCGTCTATTCCTCATTCCTTGCCTCCTTTTGCCAAGGCCTCGAACTGATCGCGCGTGCCTCCGAAGACGAAGGCTGGGACATTGATCTCGGAAAATGCCTTCAGATCTGGCGCTCAGGTTGCATTATCCGGTCTGAAGGGATCGCCGATATTCTGCAGCCTGCCGTGTCTGGAAACAAGGGTATCAAAAACATGAAGTATATCGACACCGTCGCGCAGGAGCTGCACCGGACCTACCCCTCATTGAAGGAGATCGTGATGGCGGCCACTGACTCAGACCACTATATCCCTGCTATTTCGGCGACATTGGAGTATCTGAAGTATGAAGGGGGAACAAACCTCCCGACGAAGTTTATGGAGGCCCAGATGGATTTCTTCGGCGCGCATGGCTATAATCTCCCTGGCGTACCGGGAGAGGACCCAGGACCTGTCAGTAAGGGGCCGCATCACTATGAATGGAGGCCTGCGAAATAG
- a CDS encoding uncharacterized protein (transcript_id=CADANIAT00008382) codes for MALTKEVQILIVIVGCVVSVLLGYSIHYLATNGFQGENEPKEMSHEQRQYMREFRLKQMNWMARDANAVWFVCMQQQQPQVQ; via the exons ATGGCCCTCACAAAAGAAGTGCAAATCCTAATTGTGATTGTCGGGTGTGTTGTAAGCGTTCTCCTGGGCTACTCTATCCACTATCTCGCAACGAACGGCTTTCAAGGGGAAAACGAGCCAAAGGAGATGAGCCACGAGCAGAGACAGTATATGCGAGAGTTCCGGCTCAAGCAGATGAATTGGATGGCGAGGGACGCGAATGCAG TTTGGTTTGTTTgcatgcagcagcagcagccacagGTGCAGTAG
- a CDS encoding S-methyl-5-thioadenosine phosphorylase (transcript_id=CADANIAT00008381): MFLRSVSSITKPFRRIESPKQLARRMAVLPDTYADPVRIAVIGGTGLRELPGFTQVASLNIQTPWGTPSSPITILHHTHKDKTVAVAFLSRHGLHHQIAPHEVPARANIAALRSIGVRTIIAFSAVGSLQEEIKPRDFVVPDQVIDRTKGIRPFTFFEGGVVGHVPFGDPFDESVAKIVRACGHSLEGEGVKLHDRGTLICMEGPQFSTRAESKLYRSWGGSVINMSCLPEAKLAREAEIAYQMICMSTDYDCWHESTEDVTVEMVMGNMKANAVNAKHFVTAVLDELADDRNAELVQAKQYAGSVKFGLSTAQANWSPEARERMNWLFPGYFEIDLYIRYLLLIQRDIDLTSWN, translated from the exons ATGTTCCTTCGCTCCGTCTCCTCTATCACCAAACCCTTTCGAAGAATCGAGTCCCCGAAACAACTCGCACGCAGAATGGCTGTTCTCCCCGACACCTACGCCG ACCCCGTCCGTATCGCGGTCATCGGCGGTACTGGTCTTCGCGAACTCCCAGGCTTCACTCAAGTCGCCTCTCTCAACATTCAGACCCCATGGGGCACTCCCTCCTCCCCGATCACCATCTTGCACCACACCCACAAGGACAAGACCGTCGCCGTTGCCTTCCTCAGCCGACACGGTCTGCACCACCAGATCGCACCCCATGAGGTCCCCGCGCGGGCTAACATCGCTGCCCTGCGCTCCATCGGCGTCCGCAccatcatcgccttctcCGCCGTCGGCAGTTTgcaggaggagatcaagcCGCGCGATTTCGTCGTCCCAGACCAGGTCATCGACCGCACAAAGGGCATCCGGCCGTTCACATTCTTCGAGGGAGGCGTTGTCGGCCATGTTCCATTCGGCGATCCCTTCGACGAGAGCGTTGCCAAGATCGTCCGCGCCTGCGGACACAGCCTTGAGGGTGAGGGGGTGAAGCTGCACGACCGCGGCACGCTGATTTGCATGG AAGGGCCTCAGTTCTCGACCCGCGCCGAAAGCAAGCTCTACCGCTCCTGGGGCGGCTCTGTGATTAACATGTCCTGTCTTCCCGAAGCCAAGCTCGCCCGCGAGGCTGAGATCGCCTACCAGATGATCTGCATGTCGACCGACTACGACTGCTGGCACGAGTCCACCGAGGACGTTACCGTCGAGATGGTCATGGGCAATATGAAGGCCAACGCGGTGAACGCAAAGCACTTTGTCACTGCTGTTCTTGACGAGCTGGCGGATGACCGCAACGCGGAGCTTGTCCAGGCGAAGCAATACGCGGGTTCGGTCAAATTCGGGCTCAGCACAGCGCAAGCCAACTGGTCGCCTGAGGCGAGGGAGCGGATGAACTGGCTTTTCCCGGGGTACTTTGAAATAGATCTGTATATACGATATTTGCTGTTGATTCAGCGAGATATAGACCTTACGAGCTGGAATTAG
- the prnC gene encoding 1-pyrroline-5-carboxylate dehydrogenase prnC (transcript_id=CADANIAT00008378) gives MQSSMLLRVRALPKTASVLSRTKTATYATYKVPRIDNEPNKHYAAGSPDRKALQEALARTQRNAPLSVPLVIAGKEVKSSSSLTQSNPASHGPVATYSNATAKDVQAAIESALEARKSWASTPFADRASVFLKAADLISTKYRYDVMALTMHGQGKNAWQAEIDSAAELCDFFRFGVKYAEDLYAQQPVHHAPGVWNRVEYRPLEGFVYAISPFNFTAIGGNLAGAPALMGNVVVWKPSPSAIASNWLVHQILLEAGLPKNVIQFVPGEAEEVTKTVLDHPDFAALHFTGSTNVFRNLYGQISTRVAAGKYRSYPRIVGETGGKNFHLIHKSADIRNAAVQTVRGAFEYQGQKCSATSRVYVASSIADSFLEQVASEAKSLKVGPPSDFTNFCGPVIHEASFTKLAKVIDEAKNDPELELLAGGSYDSSKGWYIQPTVYRTTNPDHPLLTRELFGPILVVYAYPDATEADFARIAQKIDATGEYGLTGSVFAQDREALAVANDVLRNAAGNFYINCKSTGAVVGQQPFGGARASGTNDKAGSGNLLSRFVSLRSIKEEFVPTYKVAYPSNEA, from the exons ATGCAATCATCGATGCTGCTTCGGGTGAGGGCTCTCCCCAAAACAGCGTCGGTTCTCTCCCGTACAAAGACGGCGACATACGCCACATACAAGGTTCCTCGCATTGACAATGAACCAAAC AAACACTACGCCGCAGGCTCGCCGGACCGAAAGGCTCTACAAGAGGCTTTGGCGCGAACGCAACGAAATGCTCCTCTGAGCGTTCCTCTAGTCATTGCAGGCAAGGAG GTcaaatcctcttcatcactaACACAATCGAACCCCGCGTCGCACGGCCCGGTGGCCACCTACTCCAATGCAACCGCCAAAGACGTCCAGGCGGCGATCGAGTCCGCCCTGGAAGCTCGCAAATCATGGGCCTCCACGCCGTTCGCCGATCGTGCCAGTGTTTTTCTTAAGGCTGCAGACCTGATCTCGACAAAGTACCGCTATGATGTGATGGCTCTGACCATGCACGGCCAAGGCAAGAATGCCTGGCAGGCGGAGATTGACTCTGCCGCTGAGCTTTGTGACTTCTTCCGATTTGGCGTTAAGTATGCGGAGGATCTGTATGCGCAGCAGCCTGTGCACCATGCGCCGGGTGTTTGGAA CCGCGTCGAATACCGTCCGCTTGAAGGATTTGTTTACGCGATCAGTCCGTTCAATTTCACTGCCATTGGAGGTAATCTCGCTGGAGCTCCTGCACTGATGGGCAATGTTGTTGTCTGGAAGCCTTCCCCTTCGGCCATCGCATCCAACTGGCTCGTTCATCAGATCCTGCTCGAAGCCGGCCTCCCTAAGAACGTCATTCAGTTCGTCCCCGGCGAAGCCGAAGAAGTGACCAAGACCGTTCTCGACCACCCCGACTTCGCAGCCCTTCATTTCACTGGCAGCACCAATGTCTTCCGTAATCTGTACGGTCAGATCTCCACTCGTGTCGCAGCCGGCAAATACCGCAGCTACCCACGTATTGTCGGCGAAACTGGCGGCAAGAACTTCCACCTCATTCATAAATCTGCCGACATCCGCAACGCTGCTGTGCAGACCGTCCGCGGTGCTTTTGAGTACCAGGGCCAGAAGTGCAGCGCAACCTCTCGTGTCTATGTCGCGTCCTCCATCGCCGATTCCTTCCTCGAACAGGTCGCCTCGGAAGCGAAGAGCCTAAAGGTCGGCCCCCCTTCGGACTTTACCAACTTCTGCGGGCCGGTTATCCATGAAGCCTCCTTCACCAAGCTCGCCAAGGTCATTGACGAGGCAAAGAACGACCCCGAGCTCGAACTCCTCGCTGGCGGCTCCTACGACTCCTCCAAGGGCTGGTACATCCAGCCCACCGTTTACCGCACCACTAACCCTGATCACCCGCTGCTGACACGTGAACTTTTTGGTCCTATTCTCGTGGTGTATGCCTACCCTGACGCGACGGAGGCCGACTTTGCCCGTATTGCGCAGAAGATCGACGCAACAGGCGAATACGGCCTCACGGGCTCGGTGTTCGCTCAGGACCGCGAGGCACTGGCGGTAGCCAACGACGTCCTCCGCAATGCGGCCGGTAACTTCTATATCAACTGCAAGAGTACCGGCGCAGTTGTGGGTCAGCAGCCGTTTGGCGGGGCGAGGGCGTCCGGTACCAATGATAAGGCTGGTAGTGGGAACCTGCTGAGCAGGTTTGTGAGCCTGCGGTCGATTaaggaggagtttgttcCTACCTACAAGGTTGCTTATCCTAGCAACGAGGCGTGA